The window TGAATTTGATGATAGTACTCTTCAACCGACTTATCGGTTATTGTGGGGTATTCCAGGCCGTTCTAACGCCTTAGCGGTGGCACGACGTTTGGGGTTAAATCCCAACGTGGTTGATCAAGCGCAAAGCCTAATCGGCGGTGCCTCCGAAGATATCAACCAAGTGATTGCGGGTTTAGAAGCCCAACGGCGTCGCCAGGAAACAAAGGCAAAAGAGGCAACCCAGTTACTCCAACAAGCAGAACGCCTGCATCAAGAGGTCTCTGATCGGGCAAGGCTGTTAAATGAGCGGGAACGGACATTGAAGCTGTCTCAGGAACGCGCCGTGCAGGAAGCGCTGGTTCAAGCCAAGGAAGAAATTGCCCAAGTGATTCGGACGTTGCAACAAGGGCCAAAAAGCGCTCAAAATGCCCAAAAAGCAACCGACGCCCTCCAGGAAATTGCCCAACGCCGTCTTCCGGCAAAGCTGCCTGCCAAACAGAAACCTAGCTTTAGACCCAAAGTCGGCGATCGCATCCGTATTCCCCGCTTAAATCAGACGGCTGAGGTACTGAGTGCCCCAGATGAAGACGGTGAACTCACGGTGCGCTTTGGCTTGATGAAAATGACCGTGCTGCTTTCGGATGTGGAATCTCTTGATGGGCAAAAAGCCGAGATGCCAGTCAAACAGAAACCCGCCCCAGCACCGACTCCTGCTGTAGCATCGCCACCGTCTCCAGTTGTCCGAACCGATAAAAATACAATTGATATTCGGGGCAAGCATGTTGCAGATGCCGAGTTTGAGTTGGAGCAAGGGATTTCTGAAGCAACCCAATTGGGGACACTGTGGATTATTCACGGAAAAGGAACGGGAAAGCTACGCCAAGGGGTTCATGCATTCCTGGAACGCCATCCCCTGGTTGAGCGGTTTGAGTTGGCCCAACAAGCGGAGGGTGGTACAGGTGTCACACTGGCTTACCTTAAATAGTGAGTAACGGGCTGTTTTATACTCATGACCCATTACCGATTACCGATTACCCAGTTAAGAATTATTAACTCAAACGGCAAAACTTTCAAAACTATCACTATGCGGCTGGAAACTTGCCGTAAACTCTGGTAGTCGTGTTTCAAGATTGGTAACTGCTCTCCGCCCACTAAATTGGTCACCTACTCTAAAGCTATGCGCTCTACCGCAAAGACGCCGCCACCCTCTCCCCCTTGGGAGGAATTGCCTCTGGGTCAAGCGCCAGACCCATTAGAGCTGGATAATATCAAAACCCAGCTAGATTTGATTTTACTAGCGCTAGAAGCCTTAGCCGATATTGGTTCTGAGGCGATGCTCCAGGCCGCAGCTGACTTAAATTTAGAGTCGATGGTGTCGGATCGGGTGGGTTTATGGCGTCTGCGGCAGTCCAACCCCCTGCGAAAAAGTTCGGGAGGGCGGAAAAAGTTAGATGTGGAAGAAGCGCGATCGCTTGTTCTGATGATCTGCCACCTAGCCAAACAGCATCAGGAGTTAATCCGTCGTGCTGTCTCGCTTTTGGAACAAATGGCAGAACAAAACAATGAACCGCATCACGCGGCTTTGTTAGGAGATTATCTGGATACGTTTAGCAATACCTACCAGGAGCGCATGGAGCAAGGAGAAAATGTATCGCCGGATCGGTTGACCCAACTGGCTCTTAAACTGCTGATCGATTTGCTGTTCTATAGCGGCCCCAACGGTCACCGACGCCTCTGGTTAGCCCTGCTGGAGCGAGCGCGAGACTGAAGTCCTCTAGCCCCTAAAAGCGAGGAGCGAGGAGTTATATCATTTTGGATTTTGGACTATATATCAAGAGACTCCGAAGCCAATATGTGGGGGATGAAAAAAACAATACAACGATTTTGTTGGCTTGCTCTTAACACCACTTTCCCCTAACTCAAACCTCAAAACGTCTTTAATCTCATGCCTCTATCAAATTCAAACTTACGACGATATACTCCCCCGACCTGTACTTTAGAAATCGCGGCAAAAACTTCGCCCCTGTCACGATTTGTCGGGCAGTCTGTACTGAAGAATTTACGCTTTGAGCTGCGTTTTGATGACCCACGACAGCCCGATGACCAACGGGTGACGATCCGAGGCGATGAGATAGAGCTAGAAATGTTGTGTGAAGCGGTGAACAGCTACATACAACACTTCTTAGAATCGCCATCGACGCAACAGTTACTCATCTCTGGAACACCAAGGGCGAGTAGTGGCTTAACTACTCATGACAATCTCAGCCAGGATTCTCTCGCTTCACCTGCCCCTAGGGTGATGAATTCAGATGCGATCGCCTCTCGCTCTCTTTATCAAGAACCGGGCAAGTTGGACGATTCAACGCTAGACCCTAACCTCAAGCGAAACCCCAAACGGCGATCGCTTAAAGCCCGATCTCTAGCTACAGATATTTACCTGGAACCTAAAGGCTTACTCGCCCATAACCTCATTCTGGGTCACTTGGCTAACGAAGAATCCGGCCCTTTCGTTAATCTGAGCGTCACCCAGTTATTCGACCTAGCCACTGCATTGGATGAATACGCATCGGATGCAGTAGCCTTGCCCAATCTCAATCCTTTAAGTTGGAAGAAAGCCCCACCGGCTTGGGCGGGTACGGCAGCGGCTGTTGTGTTAGCCGTGGGAGTCACGGCGGCGACGGTGAAATACTTTGATCAGCCGAAAAATCAGCCTGTTGCAACAACCGCAAATCAGCCACCGAGTCCAACACCACCTGCCCCTGCAACACCAGTAGCCACTCCTCCCATCACGCTCCTGCCAACGCCAACAGTGCCATCTCCTCTGGCTACAGCACCCATACTGCCACCCCCTTCTCGCGTCAATATTCCATCGACGCCTTCACCGCTCAATCTCCCTTTAGGGAATCAAGGTTCGACGAATTCTTCTCTAGGAAATCAACGCCCAACTACCATTATTGGTGTTAATCCGTCTGAACCTGCAACGAACCGACCCAATCGTCCGGATATCCCTGTTTTTACGGGTGGAGCAGCCGATCGCCCTAGTTCTATGGCTCCTACTCCTACAGTTGCTATTTCTAAGAGAAATCCTTCTCCTTCTGCTCCTTCTGCTGACAAGGCTCCCCCTGCACAAGCTCCCAGGCAAACCACGAAACCGGGCATACCGGAAACCGCTCCCTCCCTACCCAATTTACCCTCTCTCAATCCGAGTCCATCTACAGCGTCTAATGGGGAGAATCCATCCATCCCTCCCGCTACCACTCGCACGACTTCTCCCACCGCCGAGATAAACCAATCGGCGTCTGCTCCAAGCGATACGGGGGATAAGAATACACTGTTTGACAGAATTCCTCAAGTTGGAGAGGTAAGAGACTATCTCCAACAGCGCTGGAAGCCGCCTTCGGGCTTAACTCAAATCCTGGAGTATTATGTCTTCCTCAATCCGAATGGTACAGTTGAGCGAATCATTCCGATTAACAGCGCAGCGGTAGAAAATCTCAACCGCACGAATATACCGACGCCCGGTGAATCGTTTGTGTCTGCTGTCCAGGGAGAAGGGAACCCAAAAATCCGTGTGGTTTTTAATCCAGATGGCAAGGTACAGACTTTTTATGAAGGTCGAGAAAGGTGAACGACCCTAGGTTTGGTTCGCTTTGCCAGTCTTATCGTCCAATTTAAAAACTGTCACAGTCCGAGGGAAGTGGAACGTGCGACTTTGAGCCATTTGAGGCAAGGCACACTGTAACTTTTTCTGTACGGTTGAACAACTGTCTCTCCTGTCGATTCTCTAATGAGCCACAATATCTACCATAAGAATAAATATTTTTCTTCCATCATTTGAGGTAGAGAGACTATGCAAACACCAGCGGGCAATCAAACACACAGTACGGGATGGGTTGTTCAAGCTTGGTCTTCTTTTGCTATTGCCGTTGTTGCCATGACGATTGGCATCCTCAACCTTCCTGTGGATAATTGGATCAAAGGCTACATGGGAATCGGTTTATCGTTTACCGTTGGCTCTACATTCAGTGTGGCAAAAACCACTAGGGACATGCACGAAGCGAAAAGAATCACCTCAAGAATCGAGGAAGCGAGAGTGGAAAAACTCCTCAACGAACACCACCCCCTAAAATAAAACCCTCAACAGCACTCAGCTATCAAGGGTTTTGGGTTGGAACGGTTGGCCAAACAGACGATTAATGCCGTTTTCTGGCCTTTTTATGCTGTTGTTTGAGCCTCTTTTGCCGACTCTGGATGGCAACTAAGCTATGGTCAATGGGATAACCGACAAGCGGAATCACCTGATATTGACGCTCTTGTTCAAGCTGCTTAAGTTCGGTGTAATCAACCCAGTGAATACAATCAACCGGACAAGTTTCAATCGCTTCCTGAATCACTTCTTCGGAATCACCATCTTGCCGAATGACACGCGATCGCCCATAATCCTCTTCGATGTAAAAGGTGTTGCGAGCGACATGGGCACAGTGCTTACAGCCAATACAGGTAATTTCATCAACATAAACACCCTTCTGCCGTAGAGCACCTCCGAGCTCGGGTTCAAAGCCGGAACGCTCCGGTGCATCGCGAAAGATGCCTCCTAGTTCTGGCTCTAAACCGGAACGCTCCGGTATCGGGGAGGAATCAGACATCACGCACTCCAGCGTTGGACAACTAAACGGATGGAACCATCTTCATTCTTCTGTTGCTCAGAAACTTGAAAGCCCTGTTTCTCGGTTTCGTGAATCACCGTATGGTAAGCATAACGCTGCGTCACGCGGTTGAGGAAGCCATCCACAGACCAAGACTGTTTCCAATACTGTAAGTCCGCAACGAGTTCATATTCGTTCCCGTTCCAACTAAAACCGATGTCATAGTCATTTTCTTGTTCAATGACAACTTCGGCATTGCGGGTTTGCCCTTGATAACCACGAACTGAACGAGGCCCAGCTTTCCAATCAACACCGAGATCGGATAAAGCGGCTTCTAAAGAGGTGAGATTACGGATTTGAGTCTTTATGTTGCTGAAATGTGACATGGCTGTTTATAAAAGAACTACGCTAGGTTTGACAAAAAAGTTTACCAATCGCTGAAAGTCGCGTGAGCAGTAGCTTGGGCTGATTGAGACAGTTTTTGGGCGAAGTAGTCTGAGGTTGTTTCTTGAGAAACGACTCGTCCTAACTGAGCTTCAATCGCAGCGGTTACCTCGGCGCAAGAGGCTCCGATAATGCCTGTGACTTTTTCTTGGACTCTACCATCCGGATAAATGATGAACTCTAAGGTTTCCATGCTCATGATTGATTGCTGGGTAATCCTCAATTCGTGGCTGGAGCAGTGACTTAAGAGCAGTTTTGGGTGTCTTGCCTTCCCTCAGACGACCACGCTGATTGGCCAATAGCTACTCAATTGAATGAGAGCAACCGCATCACTACTACTCATTTTTAAACAATACTTAATATTTTACTAGCAGCCTACTCTAGTTTTTAGTTAAGTTTCGCGTATGTTTGGTGTGCAGTCAAGCGACTCAGTTTCCTGAGAAGTGAGCTTTCACAAAAATATACATAACTAAATTTGAGCTGACTTATATCGCCAGGTTGATCTGTAGAGCCAGTGAACCTGGATAATTAAAATCTGTTTTATTTATAAACTCAGACAAAATGAGTGACAAGCAAGGCATCAATCTAACTGACGCAACAACGACTGATTCCCTCTTCAGCAAACCTGTCAGGGTAGGTGTTTTGGGTTTTGGGGGTTTGGGGCAAGCCGCCGCCAGAGTTCTGGCACCCAAACGTGAAATGCTGTGGGTGGCAGCCGCCGATCACAAAGGTTATGCCTATGACAGCCAAGGTTTGAACCCGAATACCTGCATTGCGACGTACCAGTCTCAGGGTTCAGTGGGTTATTTAGAGCCAACG of the Allocoleopsis franciscana PCC 7113 genome contains:
- a CDS encoding ferredoxin: MSDSSPIPERSGLEPELGGIFRDAPERSGFEPELGGALRQKGVYVDEITCIGCKHCAHVARNTFYIEEDYGRSRVIRQDGDSEEVIQEAIETCPVDCIHWVDYTELKQLEQERQYQVIPLVGYPIDHSLVAIQSRQKRLKQQHKKARKRH
- a CDS encoding DUF2997 domain-containing protein; the protein is MSMETLEFIIYPDGRVQEKVTGIIGASCAEVTAAIEAQLGRVVSQETTSDYFAQKLSQSAQATAHATFSDW
- a CDS encoding YiaA/YiaB family inner membrane protein, producing MQTPAGNQTHSTGWVVQAWSSFAIAVVAMTIGILNLPVDNWIKGYMGIGLSFTVGSTFSVAKTTRDMHEAKRITSRIEEARVEKLLNEHHPLK
- a CDS encoding DUF3038 domain-containing protein, translated to MRSTAKTPPPSPPWEELPLGQAPDPLELDNIKTQLDLILLALEALADIGSEAMLQAAADLNLESMVSDRVGLWRLRQSNPLRKSSGGRKKLDVEEARSLVLMICHLAKQHQELIRRAVSLLEQMAEQNNEPHHAALLGDYLDTFSNTYQERMEQGENVSPDRLTQLALKLLIDLLFYSGPNGHRRLWLALLERARD
- a CDS encoding DUF1257 domain-containing protein → MSHFSNIKTQIRNLTSLEAALSDLGVDWKAGPRSVRGYQGQTRNAEVVIEQENDYDIGFSWNGNEYELVADLQYWKQSWSVDGFLNRVTQRYAYHTVIHETEKQGFQVSEQQKNEDGSIRLVVQRWSA
- a CDS encoding DUF4335 domain-containing protein, giving the protein MPLSNSNLRRYTPPTCTLEIAAKTSPLSRFVGQSVLKNLRFELRFDDPRQPDDQRVTIRGDEIELEMLCEAVNSYIQHFLESPSTQQLLISGTPRASSGLTTHDNLSQDSLASPAPRVMNSDAIASRSLYQEPGKLDDSTLDPNLKRNPKRRSLKARSLATDIYLEPKGLLAHNLILGHLANEESGPFVNLSVTQLFDLATALDEYASDAVALPNLNPLSWKKAPPAWAGTAAAVVLAVGVTAATVKYFDQPKNQPVATTANQPPSPTPPAPATPVATPPITLLPTPTVPSPLATAPILPPPSRVNIPSTPSPLNLPLGNQGSTNSSLGNQRPTTIIGVNPSEPATNRPNRPDIPVFTGGAADRPSSMAPTPTVAISKRNPSPSAPSADKAPPAQAPRQTTKPGIPETAPSLPNLPSLNPSPSTASNGENPSIPPATTRTTSPTAEINQSASAPSDTGDKNTLFDRIPQVGEVRDYLQQRWKPPSGLTQILEYYVFLNPNGTVERIIPINSAAVENLNRTNIPTPGESFVSAVQGEGNPKIRVVFNPDGKVQTFYEGRER